In Rhizobium sp. NLR16a, the DNA window TTGCTGCGATTTTCTACGGTGCTCAGGACCATATCAGACATATGCTTGCGCGTATGCTGGCGAGATAAGGTTGAAGGGTTCAGATCACTCCTTCACCGCGCCTGTCATCGAAGACACATAATAGTCGACGAAGAACGAATAGAGGATAGCGACCGGCAGCGAGCCGAAAAGCGCACCCGCCATCAGCGATCCCCATTCGAAGACGTCGCCGCGCACCAGTTCGGTCAGGACGCCGACCGGAATGGTCTTGTTCTCAGAGGACTGGATGAATGTCAGCGCGTAGATGAACTCGTTCCAGGAGAGCGTGAAGGCGAAGATGCCGGCCGAGATCAGGCCCGGCACGGCAAGCGGCAGGATGATCTTGACCAGGATCTGCCAGCGGTTGGCACCGTCCACCAGCGCGCTTTCCTCGAGCTCGAACGGGATCGAGCGGAAATAGCCCATCAGCAGCCAGGTGCAGAAGGGAATGAGGAACGTCGGATAGGTGAAGATCAGCGCCAGCCGCGAATCGTAGATGCCGAGCTTGAAGACGATGAAGGCGAGCGGGATGAACAGGATCGACGGCGGAATAAGATAGGCGAGAAAGATGACGAGGCCGATCTGGCGCGAGCCGGTGAAGCGCACACGCTCGATCGCATAGGCGCCGAACACCGAGGCGACCAGCGACAGCGCCGTCGACCCCACGGCCACCAGCATCGTGTTCCACAGCCACCCGGGATAGGATGTCTCGAGGAAGAGGTACTTGATGTGGTCGAGCGTCGGCCCGACCACCCAGAAGGGGCTGTAATTGTTGTAGTCGGTCAGCTGTTCGTTCGGCTTCACGGCGGTGATCGCCATCCAGTAGAAGGGAAAGAGCAGCACGAAGACGAAGACGGCCATCGGCAGGTAGAGCATCGCCACGCGCCGCGGCAGGCGGTTCAGATAGCTCATGCCCTCGGCATTGTCGGTCAGGACCTCATCGGCGGGTTTGAGATTGGTCGACATGGTTT includes these proteins:
- a CDS encoding carbohydrate ABC transporter permease — protein: MSTNLKPADEVLTDNAEGMSYLNRLPRRVAMLYLPMAVFVFVLLFPFYWMAITAVKPNEQLTDYNNYSPFWVVGPTLDHIKYLFLETSYPGWLWNTMLVAVGSTALSLVASVFGAYAIERVRFTGSRQIGLVIFLAYLIPPSILFIPLAFIVFKLGIYDSRLALIFTYPTFLIPFCTWLLMGYFRSIPFELEESALVDGANRWQILVKIILPLAVPGLISAGIFAFTLSWNEFIYALTFIQSSENKTIPVGVLTELVRGDVFEWGSLMAGALFGSLPVAILYSFFVDYYVSSMTGAVKE